The following coding sequences are from one Prosthecobacter sp. window:
- a CDS encoding MFS transporter, which translates to MTTPSSPAPKGAVAALIAAFLGWLFDGFEMGLFPLIGKPALQDLLPTSTAAQQGQWFTVIIAVFLVGAATGGVLFGWLGDKLGRVKAMTLAIFTYAIFTGLCAFVTEAWQFAGLRFIASLGMGGEWALGVALVNEIWAGKNRAWIAGMIGAASNIGFLLTGVLSLYLNASLETVSQWISSVGISQGTADYLLHNRGWRFLAVSGALPALINFFILIFVPESHKWEAEKKSGSTSHWATVDLLGVLVAALAALGIIAVWTPQVFDKVGNVVAVPVTVVGLGIALWGYLHPVRRYMTRAQAGGSVQTAERAVIMRNLLIGAGLAAVALMGTWGSAQQAAKWASFLSPDGTKSSIIEYVVIATALGAILVTILAPLVADKLGRRVTYFLLCVVALGSAIVFFQTNGSYTGSGMPTWLVTSAFLLGGLTASFYGFFPLYFPELFPTSVRATGQGFCFNFGRLIAAIGSLQFVNLMSMFGSDKVAQLDGDARRIMQLQVEANAFSVLSCVYVIGMVLVWFAPETKGRSLQ; encoded by the coding sequence ATGACCACTCCCTCCTCTCCCGCGCCCAAAGGCGCTGTCGCCGCCCTGATCGCCGCGTTCCTCGGCTGGCTCTTTGATGGTTTTGAGATGGGATTGTTCCCGCTGATCGGCAAACCGGCGCTGCAGGATCTGCTGCCCACTTCAACTGCGGCACAGCAGGGCCAGTGGTTCACCGTGATCATCGCCGTGTTCCTCGTCGGCGCGGCGACAGGCGGCGTGCTCTTTGGCTGGCTGGGCGACAAGCTCGGACGCGTGAAGGCGATGACTCTGGCCATCTTCACCTACGCCATCTTCACCGGGCTCTGCGCCTTCGTCACGGAGGCATGGCAGTTTGCCGGTCTGCGTTTCATTGCTTCGCTGGGCATGGGAGGCGAATGGGCGCTGGGTGTTGCGCTGGTGAATGAAATCTGGGCGGGCAAAAACCGCGCATGGATCGCCGGGATGATTGGTGCGGCGTCGAACATCGGCTTCCTGCTCACCGGCGTGCTCAGCTTGTATCTGAATGCCAGCCTGGAAACCGTGTCGCAGTGGATCAGCAGTGTGGGCATCAGCCAGGGCACGGCGGATTACCTGCTGCACAATCGTGGCTGGCGCTTCCTGGCGGTGAGTGGCGCGTTGCCGGCACTAATCAATTTCTTCATCCTGATCTTCGTGCCGGAGTCCCACAAGTGGGAGGCGGAGAAAAAATCTGGCAGCACTTCGCACTGGGCCACGGTGGACCTGCTGGGCGTGCTTGTAGCCGCCCTGGCGGCGTTGGGCATCATCGCGGTGTGGACGCCGCAGGTGTTTGACAAGGTGGGCAACGTCGTGGCGGTGCCAGTGACCGTCGTAGGCTTGGGAATTGCCCTGTGGGGTTATTTGCATCCCGTGCGTCGTTACATGACGCGCGCTCAGGCTGGTGGCAGCGTCCAGACAGCGGAGCGTGCCGTCATCATGCGCAATTTGTTGATCGGTGCCGGCCTGGCGGCGGTGGCGCTAATGGGCACCTGGGGTTCGGCCCAGCAGGCGGCGAAGTGGGCCTCCTTCCTCTCTCCCGACGGCACCAAATCCAGCATCATTGAGTACGTCGTGATCGCCACGGCATTGGGGGCCATCCTCGTCACGATCCTCGCGCCCTTGGTGGCGGACAAGCTGGGACGCAGGGTCACTTATTTCCTGCTCTGTGTTGTTGCCTTGGGTTCTGCCATCGTCTTCTTCCAAACCAACGGTTCTTATACCGGCAGCGGCATGCCCACCTGGCTGGTGACCAGCGCCTTCCTCCTGGGCGGCCTCACCGCTTCCTTCTACGGCTTCTTTCCTCTCTACTTCCCGGAGCTCTTTCCCACCAGTGTACGCGCCACTGGCCAGGGATTCTGTTTCAACTTCGGCCGCCTCATCGCTGCAATTGGCTCCCTACAGTTTGTAAACCTCATGAGTATGTTCGGCTCCGACAAGGTCGCGCAACTCGATGGCGACGCCCGCCGGATCATGCAACTCCAAGTCGAAGCCAATGCCTTCTCGGTGCTCTCCTGCGTCTATGTCATCGGCATGGTCTTGGTCTGGTTTGCGCCAGAAACCAAAGGACGCTCGCTTCAATAA
- a CDS encoding polyphenol oxidase family protein: MDDALWMTFPALEALPGFAHRFTLRHPQIDVNAERAVVVDRLWDWHRTQAEELGFHNAALCIAEQVHGREVAVITAPTNEMTAGTDGLISNVPGVVIGIYVADCCAVYLADPHSGAFGVVHSGKKGSELGITAHAIEKMRDLFGTKPADLHVQLSPCIRPPAYEIDFAAQIRQQALDAGVPPGQVHDTGLCTSLDLHRFYSYRMEKGRTGRMLALLGRKA, encoded by the coding sequence ATGGATGACGCCTTGTGGATGACATTCCCCGCGCTCGAAGCCCTGCCCGGCTTCGCTCATCGCTTCACGTTACGTCATCCTCAAATCGACGTGAATGCCGAACGTGCAGTGGTGGTAGATCGACTTTGGGACTGGCACCGCACGCAGGCCGAGGAACTGGGCTTTCACAACGCTGCGCTCTGCATTGCCGAGCAAGTTCATGGACGAGAGGTCGCAGTGATCACCGCCCCCACGAATGAAATGACTGCCGGCACCGATGGATTGATCTCCAATGTGCCAGGCGTGGTCATCGGCATCTACGTGGCCGATTGCTGCGCCGTGTATCTCGCCGATCCACACAGCGGTGCCTTTGGCGTGGTGCATTCCGGCAAGAAAGGTTCCGAACTCGGCATCACCGCGCATGCGATTGAAAAAATGCGCGATCTCTTCGGCACGAAGCCCGCCGATCTGCATGTCCAACTCAGCCCCTGCATCCGGCCGCCCGCCTACGAAATCGATTTTGCCGCCCAGATCCGCCAGCAGGCGCTGGATGCTGGTGTTCCGCCCGGGCAGGTTCACGATACTGGCCTCTGCACTTCTTTGGATTTGCACCGCTTTTATTCCTATCGCATGGAAAAAGGCCGCACCGGGCGCATGCTGGCCCTGCTGGGACGGAAAGCTTGA
- a CDS encoding tRNA-dihydrouridine synthase family protein — protein sequence MTPNEQLDALLARPEPLLALAPMQDVTDLAFWRLMARYGGADVYYTEYFRVHPDSHLDKPILASLIHNPTGRPAIAQMIGNDIPSLVRSAKELQHYNIAAVDLNLGCPAPIVYKKCAGGGLLRDVPRIEGILGALREAVSVKFTVKTRLGFDDTETIDALVPLFVKHGVDLVTIHGRTVMQMYREGVRYDLIGTATTKLPCPVLANGNIGSHLDAEAVTKQTGVRGHMLGRGAIRNPWLFDQIRRHFRGEPVFQPSAADLLAYVDELYETVTMPNTRELDQVNRLKKHLNFFGPGLSDAEGFLSEMRRCTTRAGLMEVCSRYFKV from the coding sequence GTGACTCCCAACGAACAACTTGATGCCCTGCTGGCCCGGCCTGAGCCGTTGCTGGCGCTGGCGCCGATGCAGGATGTCACGGACCTGGCCTTCTGGCGGCTGATGGCGCGGTATGGCGGGGCGGATGTGTATTACACGGAGTACTTTCGCGTGCATCCCGACTCGCATCTCGACAAGCCGATCCTTGCCTCCCTGATTCACAATCCCACGGGCAGGCCCGCCATCGCGCAGATGATCGGGAATGACATCCCCTCGCTCGTGCGCAGCGCCAAGGAGCTGCAGCATTACAACATCGCGGCAGTGGATCTGAATCTCGGCTGCCCGGCTCCCATCGTGTACAAGAAATGCGCCGGTGGCGGCCTGTTGCGCGATGTGCCGCGCATCGAAGGCATCCTGGGAGCGCTGCGTGAGGCGGTGTCGGTGAAGTTCACGGTGAAGACACGCCTCGGTTTCGATGACACCGAGACGATCGACGCGCTGGTGCCGCTGTTTGTGAAGCACGGCGTTGATTTGGTCACGATTCATGGCCGCACCGTCATGCAGATGTATCGCGAAGGCGTGCGCTATGACCTGATCGGCACCGCCACGACCAAACTCCCCTGCCCCGTGCTCGCCAATGGCAACATCGGCTCCCATCTCGATGCGGAGGCCGTCACGAAACAAACGGGCGTGCGCGGCCACATGCTCGGGCGCGGGGCCATCCGCAATCCCTGGTTGTTTGATCAGATTCGGCGGCACTTTCGCGGTGAGCCCGTCTTCCAGCCCAGCGCCGCCGACTTGCTGGCCTATGTAGACGAGTTGTATGAGACCGTGACCATGCCCAACACCCGCGAGCTCGATCAGGTGAACCGCCTCAAGAAGCACCTGAACTTTTTTGGCCCCGGCCTGAGCGATGCGGAAGGCTTTCTGAGCGAGATGCGCCGCTGCACGACACGTGCGGGTCTGATGGAGGTTTGTTCACGGTACTTTAAGGTCTGA
- a CDS encoding M64 family metallopeptidase, with product MMQRLLLLLLMTVSLHAQTSTLFTVQNNGPRSERINLVFLSEGYTTADMPNFATHVTNAVNVLFTKEPWAQYRSYCNVYRIEIASNESGCDNGNTSGANGTRDTYFNAGFNTPSVTQLLTLGSGGSTKAFNLLNTHVPEYDVPVVIVNDTKYGGAGGGISVASVNGSSAAVVEHEIGHSFANLADEYDTEYLIYTPAERSNNTAQTTRELIRWNHWIEASTPIPTAEITANNDLAGLFEGSMYRTSGWYRPHNNSLMKNLNRPCGQINREQFVLKFYNLVSTYDGYTPVSTSSTVITPSPLGFSVTPKVPTSGPTLTVTWKIDGVTQAGQTEAGFNTLSDFIGNGSHTVSATLSDPTTFVRLDPTNLLKDTITWNLTLSGQIPASLSNWRTTYGSDTTVLTPDSLPNLVKYALGLAANVTATPSQLPAGSMTSSTGQDYLTLTILRRMRRSDATYTVQVSNDLITWNSGAGHTVIVEDSDTQLVVRDAVSFSGSAQRFIRLAVQAVP from the coding sequence ATGATGCAGCGGCTTCTCCTGCTTCTGCTCATGACGGTCTCGCTTCATGCGCAGACCTCCACGCTCTTCACCGTGCAGAACAACGGCCCGCGCAGCGAGCGCATCAATCTGGTCTTCCTCTCCGAGGGCTACACCACGGCGGACATGCCAAACTTTGCCACGCATGTGACCAACGCGGTCAACGTTCTCTTCACCAAGGAGCCCTGGGCGCAGTATCGCAGCTACTGCAATGTCTATCGTATTGAGATCGCCTCGAACGAGAGCGGATGCGACAATGGCAACACCAGCGGCGCCAACGGTACGCGCGACACCTACTTCAACGCCGGGTTCAACACTCCGAGCGTCACGCAACTGCTCACGCTCGGCTCCGGTGGCTCCACCAAGGCTTTCAATCTGCTCAACACCCACGTGCCCGAGTATGATGTGCCTGTCGTGATCGTGAACGACACCAAATACGGCGGAGCAGGCGGCGGCATCTCCGTCGCTTCGGTCAATGGCTCCAGTGCGGCCGTGGTGGAGCACGAGATCGGACATTCCTTCGCCAATCTGGCGGACGAATATGACACCGAGTATCTCATCTACACCCCCGCCGAACGTTCCAACAACACCGCGCAGACAACACGCGAGTTGATTCGCTGGAATCACTGGATTGAGGCCTCCACGCCCATTCCCACGGCGGAAATAACCGCCAACAACGACCTCGCCGGCCTGTTTGAAGGCTCCATGTATCGAACCAGTGGCTGGTATCGCCCGCACAACAACTCACTGATGAAAAACCTCAACCGCCCCTGCGGCCAGATCAATCGCGAGCAGTTTGTGTTGAAGTTCTACAACCTCGTGAGCACGTATGATGGCTACACACCCGTCTCAACGAGCAGTACCGTCATCACGCCCTCGCCGCTGGGCTTCTCCGTCACGCCGAAAGTGCCCACGAGCGGTCCCACCCTGACGGTGACGTGGAAAATCGACGGCGTGACGCAGGCTGGACAGACGGAGGCCGGTTTCAACACGCTGTCCGATTTCATCGGCAACGGTTCCCACACTGTCAGCGCCACGCTCAGCGATCCGACCACCTTTGTGCGGCTTGATCCCACGAATCTGCTCAAAGACACCATCACCTGGAATCTGACGCTCTCCGGCCAGATTCCCGCCAGCCTCAGCAACTGGCGCACGACCTACGGCAGCGACACCACCGTGCTCACGCCTGACAGCCTGCCGAATCTCGTCAAATACGCGCTCGGTCTCGCCGCCAATGTCACCGCCACACCCTCGCAACTGCCTGCGGGCAGCATGACTTCGAGTACAGGCCAGGATTACCTCACGCTCACCATTCTCCGTCGCATGCGCCGCAGTGACGCCACCTACACCGTGCAGGTCTCCAACGATCTCATCACCTGGAACTCAGGCGCAGGGCACACCGTTATCGTTGAAGACAGCGACACCCAGCTTGTTGTGCGCGATGCCGTTTCCTTCAGCGGTTCCGCGCAGCGCTTCATCCGTCTCGCCGTGCAGGCGGTTCCGTGA
- a CDS encoding lysophospholipid acyltransferase family protein — MKKLRYFLETLLTESAAWLLPRLPRSSILGLSRGIGSIAYLADKRGRTTALENLRCAFGDRYTLKEHQRIARGSYQVFARTFLDLFWSSKLTAETWQKYFTIHLAQPEYEAQARETGAVWVTPHFGNFELVSMVWGFRGFKFTIVAQDFKNPTITRVFKRLREHSGHDVIPQENAMLKLMKALKRQGHAGLLTDLNIPPGKAAAAIQCFGLWTCVPTLHVELAKRLGLSIMTGVCRPLDDGGYEVNIYEAIQPKPEDDTRELTQNVWNHFETVIREHPECWMWMYKHWRYRPVGAPGVPHPDYPRYSNLSPALVEMIPAELRPEKTTV, encoded by the coding sequence ATGAAGAAGCTCCGATATTTCCTTGAGACCCTGTTGACCGAATCTGCCGCCTGGCTGCTGCCCCGGCTGCCACGCAGCAGCATCCTGGGCCTGTCGCGCGGGATCGGTTCCATCGCCTATCTGGCGGACAAACGCGGGCGCACGACCGCGCTCGAAAACCTGCGCTGCGCATTCGGAGATCGCTACACGTTGAAAGAGCACCAGCGCATCGCACGCGGCTCGTATCAGGTTTTCGCACGCACGTTCCTTGATTTGTTCTGGTCGTCAAAGCTCACGGCGGAGACCTGGCAGAAATACTTCACGATCCATCTCGCCCAGCCTGAGTATGAAGCACAGGCCCGCGAGACCGGCGCGGTGTGGGTGACGCCGCATTTCGGCAACTTCGAGCTCGTGAGCATGGTCTGGGGCTTTCGCGGCTTCAAATTCACCATCGTGGCCCAGGATTTCAAGAACCCGACCATCACACGCGTCTTCAAGCGCCTGCGCGAGCATTCCGGCCATGATGTGATCCCGCAGGAGAATGCCATGCTCAAACTCATGAAGGCGCTCAAACGCCAAGGCCATGCGGGTTTGCTGACCGATCTGAACATTCCTCCGGGCAAGGCAGCAGCGGCCATTCAATGTTTCGGACTCTGGACCTGTGTGCCAACCCTGCATGTGGAGCTGGCGAAGCGACTTGGCCTTTCCATCATGACCGGTGTCTGCCGTCCGCTCGATGATGGCGGCTATGAGGTGAACATTTACGAAGCAATTCAGCCCAAACCAGAAGACGACACGCGTGAACTCACGCAGAATGTTTGGAATCACTTTGAAACGGTGATCCGTGAACATCCCGAATGCTGGATGTGGATGTACAAGCACTGGCGCTACCGTCCGGTGGGCGCGCCGGGCGTCCCCCACCCCGATTACCCGCGCTACTCCAATCTCTCCCCAGCGCTTGTGGAGATGATTCCGGCAGAGCTGCGGCCAGAGAAGACGACCGTGTGA
- a CDS encoding aldehyde dehydrogenase family protein, with the protein MSIPHLPALRKGRPYESLDKAQVKDHKSGEVCAEISQVNAGIVRKDLAKIGESRAALKKFTVEQLIEITAKAGELFLNGTLPLGDKGHTQSPQEYIATLSRTSGLPHVMVKRNMAKLHFALTNMKMILNGLTRGLDLSVIDRGFGTQSGCPVSYFPTTKSLGLVMPSNSPAVNSLWLPAIALKIPVVIKPGREEPWTPYRLIQAFIAAGAPPEAFGFYPTDHEGSGEVVKLSGRNLVFGDVAMAKMYEGNPAVQVHGPGWSKIIIGEDKIENWKDYLDVMVASISDNGGRSCINASAVIVPKYGKEIATALAERLGPVMPTTSEDENARLAGFANVKMADYIDSAIDNDLKTPGAEDVTAQFRNGPRKTEFQGGTFLRPTIIWCSDNKHPLANREFLCPYASVLEVPQGEVLGRIGYSLIVTAITQDEKFINDLLECGDIDRLNIGPISTMKISWDQPHEGNMFEFLYKRRSIDCA; encoded by the coding sequence ATGTCCATCCCCCATCTTCCCGCTCTCCGCAAAGGCCGCCCTTATGAGTCGCTCGACAAAGCCCAGGTCAAAGATCACAAATCAGGTGAAGTCTGCGCTGAGATCAGCCAGGTGAATGCCGGCATCGTGCGCAAGGATCTCGCGAAGATCGGCGAGTCACGGGCGGCGCTGAAGAAGTTCACGGTGGAGCAGTTGATCGAGATCACGGCCAAAGCGGGCGAGCTGTTCCTCAATGGCACCCTGCCACTCGGCGACAAAGGTCACACGCAGTCGCCACAGGAGTACATCGCCACGCTTTCCCGCACCAGCGGCCTACCGCATGTGATGGTGAAGCGCAACATGGCCAAGCTGCACTTCGCGCTGACGAATATGAAGATGATCCTCAACGGCCTGACTCGCGGCCTGGATCTCAGCGTCATTGATCGTGGCTTCGGCACGCAGTCCGGCTGCCCGGTGTCCTATTTCCCCACCACGAAGTCCCTGGGCCTCGTGATGCCGAGCAATTCGCCTGCCGTGAACTCACTCTGGCTGCCCGCCATCGCCTTGAAGATCCCGGTGGTCATCAAGCCGGGCCGTGAGGAACCGTGGACGCCGTATCGCCTCATTCAGGCCTTCATCGCCGCCGGAGCACCACCAGAAGCCTTTGGCTTTTACCCCACCGACCACGAGGGCAGTGGTGAGGTCGTCAAACTCAGCGGTCGCAACCTCGTCTTTGGCGATGTGGCGATGGCGAAGATGTATGAAGGCAATCCTGCCGTGCAGGTGCATGGCCCGGGCTGGAGCAAGATCATCATCGGCGAGGATAAGATCGAAAACTGGAAGGATTACCTCGATGTCATGGTCGCCTCCATCAGCGACAACGGCGGCCGCTCCTGCATCAACGCTTCTGCGGTCATCGTGCCGAAATACGGCAAGGAAATCGCCACCGCTCTCGCCGAGCGCCTTGGTCCGGTGATGCCGACAACTTCCGAAGACGAAAACGCCCGCCTTGCCGGCTTTGCGAACGTGAAGATGGCCGACTACATCGACAGCGCCATCGACAACGACCTCAAAACGCCCGGTGCCGAGGACGTGACCGCGCAGTTCCGCAACGGTCCGCGCAAAACCGAGTTCCAAGGCGGCACCTTCCTGCGCCCGACGATCATCTGGTGCTCCGACAACAAGCATCCTCTCGCCAATCGCGAGTTCCTCTGCCCCTACGCCAGCGTGCTCGAAGTGCCGCAGGGCGAGGTCCTGGGCCGCATCGGCTACTCACTCATCGTCACCGCCATCACGCAGGACGAGAAATTCATCAATGACCTGCTCGAATGCGGCGACATCGACCGCCTCAACATCGGGCCGATCAGCACGATGAAGATCAGTTGGGACCAGCCGCACGAAGGCAACATGTTCGAGTTCCTCTACAAGCGTCGCTCGATTGACTGCGCGTGA
- a CDS encoding SUMF1/EgtB/PvdO family nonheme iron enzyme produces MFSARTLLSALALAPALLCAAEKVDFNKQIKPLLEGACTHCHGAKEDKGDFRMHTLEDIKKGNENGPGLTPGDLKKSSIYTTLLLDPEEDTAMPPKKEGLLEKSQIEVIKAWIEQGADWPAGVVLEQTPRIKFEKHIQPILEQNCVSCHNPEKAKGDWIITTKKEAFSTGENAPNIVPFDLKQSAIYHLTALAADEDDVMPPKKSGGPLSKEDINFLKLWIQQGAPWPDDLKLTAKEKKGPGTNNPDTLELVTKIHAFIVQTSKEKTEGEMKPYDSKIPKTGAPYSMVTIKSGEFLMGSPDGEKNRGDDEGPQVKKTVKPFWMGKYEVTWDEYEPFQLTSEGRNKDGSRQVWKPTDKPEDLISQPTPPYQPMDFGMGREKFPAICMTQHAANKYCQWLSAQTGHYYRLPTEAEWEYAARAGTKTAYFFGNDAAQLKEYAWYFDNAPNFQYSKIGVKKPNPWGLYDIYGNVCEWCLDQYTPTTPAASILGNAWVPSKTPYPHVARGGTYDDDPELCRSSARKASDALWKQQDPQLPKSIWYLTDATWLGFRIVRPLEIPTVEEMFAAWNNGVAKE; encoded by the coding sequence ATGTTTTCCGCCCGAACCCTCCTTTCCGCCCTCGCCCTGGCTCCCGCGCTGCTTTGCGCTGCGGAGAAGGTTGATTTCAACAAGCAGATCAAGCCTTTGCTCGAAGGTGCCTGCACGCACTGCCACGGTGCCAAGGAAGATAAAGGTGACTTCCGCATGCACACGCTGGAGGACATCAAAAAGGGCAATGAGAACGGCCCGGGCCTGACACCGGGGGATTTGAAGAAAAGCTCGATCTACACGACGCTGCTGCTGGATCCTGAGGAAGACACAGCGATGCCGCCGAAGAAGGAAGGCTTGCTGGAGAAGTCACAAATCGAGGTGATCAAGGCGTGGATCGAACAAGGCGCCGACTGGCCTGCGGGCGTGGTGCTGGAACAGACGCCGCGCATCAAGTTCGAGAAGCACATCCAGCCGATCCTGGAGCAGAACTGTGTGTCCTGTCACAATCCAGAAAAGGCCAAGGGCGACTGGATCATCACCACCAAGAAGGAAGCTTTCAGCACAGGTGAGAATGCACCGAACATCGTGCCGTTCGATCTGAAGCAGAGCGCGATTTATCATCTGACGGCACTGGCGGCGGATGAGGATGATGTGATGCCGCCGAAGAAAAGCGGCGGCCCGTTGAGCAAGGAGGACATCAACTTTCTCAAGCTGTGGATTCAGCAAGGTGCGCCGTGGCCGGATGATCTGAAACTGACGGCGAAGGAGAAGAAAGGCCCAGGCACCAACAACCCCGACACGCTGGAGTTGGTGACGAAGATTCACGCTTTCATCGTGCAGACTTCCAAAGAGAAGACGGAGGGTGAAATGAAGCCCTACGACTCGAAGATTCCGAAAACAGGCGCTCCGTACAGCATGGTGACGATCAAGAGCGGTGAGTTCCTGATGGGCAGCCCCGATGGCGAAAAGAATCGTGGCGATGACGAAGGTCCGCAGGTGAAGAAGACCGTGAAGCCGTTCTGGATGGGCAAGTACGAGGTGACGTGGGATGAATACGAGCCGTTCCAGCTCACCAGCGAAGGACGCAACAAGGACGGCTCCCGCCAGGTGTGGAAACCGACCGACAAGCCGGAAGATCTGATCTCCCAGCCGACGCCGCCGTATCAGCCGATGGATTTCGGCATGGGCCGCGAGAAATTTCCCGCGATCTGCATGACGCAGCACGCGGCGAACAAGTACTGCCAGTGGCTGAGTGCTCAGACCGGGCATTACTATCGCCTGCCGACGGAAGCGGAGTGGGAATATGCCGCCCGCGCCGGCACGAAGACCGCGTATTTCTTCGGGAACGATGCCGCCCAGCTCAAAGAGTACGCGTGGTATTTCGACAATGCCCCGAACTTCCAGTACTCGAAGATCGGAGTGAAGAAGCCGAACCCTTGGGGCCTGTACGACATCTATGGCAACGTCTGCGAGTGGTGTCTCGATCAATACACGCCGACGACACCTGCGGCCTCCATCCTCGGCAACGCCTGGGTGCCCTCGAAGACCCCCTACCCTCACGTCGCTCGTGGCGGCACCTATGATGATGATCCTGAACTCTGCCGCAGTTCCGCCCGCAAGGCCTCCGATGCCCTTTGGAAACAGCAAGACCCGCAGCTTCCGAAGAGCATCTGGTATCTGACGGATGCAACGTGGCTCGGCTTCCGCATCGTGCGTCCGCTGGAAATTCCGACGGTGGAAGAAATGTTCGCCGCCTGGAACAACGGTGTGGCGAAGGAGTAA
- a CDS encoding iron-containing alcohol dehydrogenase — protein sequence MSLAPFDHQPRTRLIYGTGTLARVGELAREVGGTRALVVSDPGIVKAGYVVRAVSFLVAAGLQTRVFGEVRENPSTEDVDACVAVAREFKADIIIGLGGGSSMDTAKGCNFILTNGGRMHDYWGTGKATKPMLPLIAIPTTAGTGSECQSYALISDAETHVKMACGDTKAAAKVAILDPELTVSQPQRVTVCTGIDALSHALETAVTNKRNAFSSLYSREGFRLCHSGFSRVLRDPKDIEARGMMLLGAAYAGTAIENSMLGAAHSCANPLTAKFHVVHGEAVGVMLPHVIRFNSKLPEIAAIYESYFDGDLADRVSELLWEARMPRQISDYGVKEEHLLDLAEMAAKQWTAQFNPRALTVDDFVALYRSAL from the coding sequence ATGTCCCTCGCACCCTTTGATCATCAGCCGCGCACGCGGCTCATCTACGGCACCGGAACGCTGGCGCGTGTCGGTGAACTGGCGCGTGAAGTCGGCGGAACCCGGGCGCTCGTCGTGAGTGATCCGGGAATCGTCAAGGCAGGCTATGTGGTGCGTGCGGTCAGCTTTCTGGTGGCCGCCGGACTTCAGACACGCGTGTTTGGGGAGGTGCGTGAGAATCCCAGCACCGAGGATGTGGATGCCTGCGTGGCCGTGGCGCGTGAGTTCAAAGCTGACATCATCATCGGCCTCGGCGGCGGCAGCAGCATGGACACGGCCAAGGGCTGCAACTTCATCCTCACCAACGGCGGTCGCATGCACGACTACTGGGGCACGGGCAAGGCGACGAAGCCCATGCTGCCGCTCATCGCCATCCCGACGACTGCCGGCACGGGCAGCGAATGCCAGAGCTACGCGCTTATCTCCGATGCCGAAACGCACGTCAAGATGGCCTGTGGCGACACCAAGGCCGCCGCGAAGGTCGCCATCCTCGATCCTGAACTGACGGTGTCGCAGCCGCAGCGCGTGACCGTCTGCACCGGCATTGATGCGCTGTCGCATGCGCTGGAAACAGCGGTGACGAACAAGCGCAATGCGTTTTCCTCACTCTACTCACGCGAAGGCTTCCGCCTCTGCCACAGCGGCTTCAGCCGGGTGCTGCGAGATCCGAAGGACATCGAAGCACGCGGCATGATGCTCCTCGGCGCGGCCTACGCGGGCACCGCCATTGAGAACAGCATGCTGGGAGCCGCGCATTCGTGCGCCAATCCGCTGACGGCGAAGTTTCACGTCGTCCATGGCGAAGCCGTGGGCGTGATGCTGCCCCATGTGATCCGTTTCAATTCCAAGCTGCCGGAAATCGCCGCCATCTACGAAAGCTACTTCGATGGCGATCTGGCCGACCGTGTGAGCGAACTGCTCTGGGAAGCCCGGATGCCCCGCCAGATCTCTGACTATGGCGTGAAAGAAGAACATCTCCTCGATCTCGCCGAAATGGCCGCCAAGCAGTGGACGGCGCAGTTCAACCCGCGTGCGTTGACGGTGGATGACTTTGTGGCGCTGTATCGCTCGGCGCTTTGA
- a CDS encoding MarR family transcriptional regulator: MINGTKNPAKDHAKLADFILFSQREFLLNLSRELNRDNISFAQFFLLSYLSTSKELTMTDIARKMGHSTAAATGLVDRLEKLGYMERTHAVDDRRKVLVRITSRGIELVSRLRDELQNQIADAMSETASEDAASFMTSYRSLDTANAR; this comes from the coding sequence ATGATTAACGGAACCAAAAACCCAGCCAAAGACCACGCCAAACTGGCAGATTTCATCCTGTTCAGTCAGCGTGAGTTCTTGCTGAACCTCTCCCGCGAGCTGAATCGGGATAATATCTCCTTCGCTCAGTTCTTCCTGCTCAGCTATCTCTCCACATCGAAGGAGCTGACCATGACGGACATCGCCCGCAAGATGGGACACTCCACCGCTGCCGCCACCGGCCTCGTGGATCGTCTTGAAAAACTCGGCTACATGGAACGCACCCATGCCGTGGATGACCGCCGCAAGGTGCTCGTCCGTATCACCTCCCGAGGGATTGAGCTTGTCAGCCGCTTGCGCGACGAGCTGCAAAACCAGATCGCCGATGCCATGAGCGAAACAGCCTCTGAAGACGCCGCCAGTTTCATGACCTCGTATCGTTCGCTGGATACGGCTAATGCCCGCTAA